A genomic segment from Corythoichthys intestinalis isolate RoL2023-P3 chromosome 2, ASM3026506v1, whole genome shotgun sequence encodes:
- the nol9 gene encoding polynucleotide 5'-hydroxyl-kinase NOL9, giving the protein MKAKKSSLSKGSATSQKWKDVRGKRCRPPPVVTSDLNSSPVMVRMIKEHQECMKKKPTVKRLKSKAKPVSGKTVTQTKSFTNGDMGLDSDEFQDWKEYSQSVQVNGLQTQAATEDGRTRRLDGNSLHQCAERDDQRKHAVLIMQKGQALCFRGKCYVTCLYGRVEVLGFTIEEGQQSYPLFSPASHCPLTIRATERPDDSRDHRTEATDILSNYLPPASQKKLLKKVVSNSSIILLEPMETPLTRFLSSFTDLSNLFDPPAGELMSAILDTPLNGLGMIPLVSDIEGLKVSESCRESLNAVVSACKGDLDACAVVLVYGAKNVGKSTYVRMVINTLLNHTTSVDYLEADLGQTEFTPAGCLSLVTVKEPLLGPPFTHQRDPDHMVYYGDTSCESDLSRYMESLKSLWRRRSPSGETPIIINTMGWVKGFGLQLLVDMLRFFPVSHVIHLTHGGGTTQSPALTPEFLRTAQGFHTQPPAQTALDEFTDSARSPSRGYFHMSVQSDFEGVGCQGTAKHQRTNEQRDLSLLAYLGQLQSADPGPVRQLHSLTPYQVPHTDVALVAVHFDVAPSHIFYAANSSLVGLCILAEKVASKGGPVLLSRPPICPCVGLGVLRGIDMARGLYFVLTPVDPAILRKVNCLLLGATSLPSCILTAQGNLQGELPYVTSDYSFDLTGAGKLRIFKGLQRPSQTGTR; this is encoded by the exons ATGAAGGCTAAGAAAAGCAGTCTTTCAAAAGGCAGCGCTACATCTCAGAAGTGGAAAGATGTGAGGGGTAAAAGATGCAGACCTCCTCCCGTCGTCACGTCGGACCTCAACTCCAGTCCTGTCATGGTCAGGATGATCAAGGAGCACCAGGAGTGCATGAAGAAGAAGCCCACCGTGAAAAGATTGAAGAGCAAGGCAAAACCTGTGTCTGGGAAAACTGTTACACAGACTAAGTCATTCACTAATGGAGACATGGGCCTAGATTCTGACGAATTTCAGGACTGGAAGGAGTACTCCCAATCAGTCCAAGTGAATGGGCTACAGACGCAAGCTGCCACAGAGGATGGTCGTACCCGTCGACTGGATGGGAATTCTCTTCATCAGTGCGCGGAGAGGGATGATCAGAGGAAGCACGCAGTGCTCATCATGCAGAAAGGACAG gCCCTGTGTTTCCGCGGCAAGTGTTATGTGACTTGCCTGTATGGGCGGGTAGAAGTCCTGGGTTTCACCATCGAGGAGGGCCAGCAGTCTTACCCGCTCTTCTCTCCTGCCTCACATTGTCCACTGACCATCAGAGCCACAGAGCGCCCTGATGACAGCCGAGACCATAGAACAGAGGCAACAGACATCCTTTCCAATTACCTTCCACCTG CGTCACAAAAGAAGCTGCTCAAAAAGGTTGTTTCCAACTCCTCCATCATCCTGTTGGAGCCCATGGAGACACCTTTGACACGCTTTCTATCAAGCTTTACTGATCTCAGCAACCTGTTTGACCCCCCTGCG GGAGAACTTATGTCTGCCATCCTGGACACGCCTCTTAATGGCTTGGGGATGATTCCTCTGGTCAGCGACATTGAGGGCCTGAAGGTTTCGGAGAGCTGCCGGGAGTCCCTCAATGCGGTGGTCAGTGCCTGCAAAG GGGACCTGGATGCTTGTGCTGTTGTCCTGGTGTACGGAGCCAAAAATGTTGGGAAGTCCACATACGTCCGCATGGTCATCAATACTCTACTAAATCA CACAACAAGTGTGGACTATTTGGAAGCAGACCTCGGTCAAACTGAGTTCACCCCAGCGGGTTGCTTGTCTTTGGTGACTGTTAAAGAGCCTCTGCTAG GTCCCCCGTTCACACATCAACGTGACCCCGACCACATGGTGTACTACGGCGACACATCATGCGAGTCCGACCTAAGCCGCTACATGGAAAGCCTTAAGTCCCTGTGGCGTAGACGCTCACCGAGCGGAGAGACGCCCATTATTATCAACACCATGGGCTGGGTTAAAG GTTTTGGACTGCAGCTGCTAGTGGACATGCTGCGCTTTTTCCCGGTCTCACATGTCATTCATTTGACTCACGGTGGTGGCACCACGCAAAGCCCCGCCCTTACTCCGGAGTTTCTGAGAACTGCCCAAGGCTTCCACACGCAGCCGCCTGCTCAGACAGCATTGGACGAGTTCACGGACAGTGCACGCAGCCCATCCCGTGGCTATTTTCACATGAGTGTTCAGTCCGACTTTGAAGGCGTGGGCTGTCAAGGAACGGC GAAACACCAACGCACCAATGAGCAACGAGACCTGTCACTTCTGGCATACCTTGGTCAGCTTCAGTCTGCTGATCCAGGACCTGTTAGACAACTTCACTCTCTAACACCCTACCAG GTGCCCCACACAGATGTGGCTTTGGTTGCAGTCCATTTTGACGTAGCGCCCAGTCACATTTTCTATGCTGCCAACTCCAGCTTGGTGGGACTCTGCATCCTGGCAGAGAAAGTGGCCAGCAAAGGGGGTCCGGTCCTGCTGTCTCGGCCCCCAATCTGCCCCTGTGTAGGCCTGG GTGTGCTGCGAGGGATCGACATGGCACGAGGCCTGTATTTTGTGCTGACGCCGGTAGATCCCGCCATCCTGCGCAAGGTTAACTGTCTCCTTCTCGGAGCTACGTCGTTGCCCTCCTGCATCCTGACAGCACAG GGAAATTTGCAGGGCGAGCTACCTTACGTCACATCAGACTACAGCTTCGACCTGACCGGCGCTGGAAAGCTGCGGATTTTCAAGGGCCTGCAGAGACCGAGTCAGACAGGGACACGTTGA